A window of Leclercia adecarboxylata contains these coding sequences:
- the yihS gene encoding sulfoquinovose isomerase, with protein MKWFNTLSHNRWLEQETDRILDFGKNAAVPTGFGWLGNNGQVRSDMGTHLWITARMLHVYAVAANMGRPGAYALVEHGINALNGPLRDKQHGGWYACVNDEGVMDASKQGYQHFFVLLGAASAVTTGHPQARRLLDDAIEVIERYFWSEQEQMCLESWDKAFSKTEDYRGGNANMHAVEAFLIVYDVTHDRKWLDRALRIASVIIHDVARKGEYRVNEHFDTNWNPIRDYNIDNPAHRFRAYGGTPGHWIEWGRLMLHLRAALEARFETPPAWLLEDAKGLFHATIRDAWAPDGADGFVYSVGWDGKPIVRERVRWPIVEAMGTAYALYTVTGEAQYEAWYQKWWDYCIKYLMDYENGSWWQELDTNNEVTTKVWDGKQDIYHLLHCLVIPRLPLAPGLAPAVAAGLLDSQAK; from the coding sequence ATGAAATGGTTTAACACCTTGAGCCATAACCGCTGGCTCGAACAAGAGACCGACCGCATTCTTGATTTCGGTAAAAACGCCGCCGTACCGACCGGCTTCGGCTGGCTGGGCAATAACGGGCAGGTGCGCAGCGATATGGGCACGCATCTTTGGATCACCGCCCGTATGCTGCACGTTTATGCAGTGGCGGCGAACATGGGTCGTCCCGGTGCGTATGCCCTGGTTGAGCACGGCATCAATGCCCTGAACGGCCCACTGCGCGACAAACAGCACGGCGGCTGGTACGCCTGCGTTAACGACGAAGGGGTGATGGATGCCTCCAAGCAGGGCTATCAGCACTTCTTCGTGCTGCTGGGCGCGGCGAGCGCCGTTACCACCGGACACCCGCAGGCGCGCAGGCTGCTGGACGACGCCATTGAGGTGATTGAGCGCTACTTCTGGAGCGAACAGGAGCAGATGTGCCTGGAATCCTGGGATAAAGCCTTCAGCAAAACGGAAGATTACCGTGGCGGTAATGCCAACATGCACGCCGTGGAAGCCTTCCTCATCGTCTATGACGTGACCCACGACCGGAAATGGCTCGACCGCGCCCTGCGCATCGCCTCGGTGATTATTCACGACGTGGCACGCAAAGGTGAGTATCGCGTTAACGAGCATTTCGATACCAACTGGAACCCGATCCGCGACTACAACATCGATAATCCCGCCCACCGTTTTCGCGCCTACGGCGGCACACCGGGGCACTGGATTGAGTGGGGCCGCCTGATGCTGCACCTGCGCGCCGCGCTGGAAGCCCGCTTTGAAACCCCACCTGCGTGGCTGCTGGAAGACGCAAAAGGACTGTTCCACGCCACCATCCGCGATGCCTGGGCGCCAGACGGCGCGGATGGGTTCGTCTACTCCGTTGGCTGGGACGGCAAGCCTATTGTGCGCGAACGCGTGCGCTGGCCGATCGTCGAGGCGATGGGCACAGCGTATGCGCTCTACACCGTAACCGGCGAGGCGCAGTACGAAGCCTGGTATCAGAAATGGTGGGATTACTGCATCAAATACCTGATGGATTACGAGAACGGATCCTGGTGGCAGGAGCTGGATACCAACAACGAGGTGACCACCAAAGTCTGGGACGGCAAGCAGGATATTTACCATCTGCTGCACTGCCTGGTGATCCCCCGCCTGCCGCTGGCCCCGGGCTTAGCCCCTGCCGTAGCCGCCGGATTACTGGATAGCCAGGCCAAATAA
- a CDS encoding alpha-glucosidase, whose amino-acid sequence MRTLHNIDLKNNEHGFTLRWQDRLILSHSTDEPCLWIGAGVADIEMFRGNFSIKDRLNEKIALTDATVTQQSAGWAIRFTRGDAVSATLLVGVDEKGRLELKLKNDATCHNRIWLRLAAQPEDHIYGCGEQFSYFDLRGKPFPLWTSEQGVGRNKQTYVTWQADCKENAGGDYYWTFFPQPTFVSTQKYYCHVDNSCYMNFDFSAPDFHELAFWEDNATLRFECAETYVDLLEKLTGLLGRQPELPDWVYDGVTLGIQGGTGVCQQKLDAMRQGGVKVNGIWAQDWSGIRMTSFGKRVMWNWKWNSELYPQLDERITQWKQEGVQFLSYINPYVASDKDLCEEAAKRGYLTKNADGKDYHVEFGEFYAGVIDLTNPEAYGWYKEVIKKNLIELGCGGWMADFGEYLPTDTFLHNGVSAEVMHNAWPALWAKCNYEALEETGKLGEILFFMRAGYTGSQKHSVMMWAGDQNVDWSLDDGLASVVPAALSLAMTGHGLHHSDIGGYTTLFEMKRSKELLLRWCDFSAFTPMMRTHEGNRPGDNWQFDGDAETIAHFARMTTVFTTLKPYIKAAVAQNAKSGLPVMRPLFLHYEDDARTYTLKYQYLFGRDLLVAPVHEEGRRDWTLYLPQDSWVNAWTGETCQGGEVTVDAPLGKPPVFYRQQSEWADLFGTLRHI is encoded by the coding sequence ATGCGTACCCTACACAATATTGATCTGAAAAATAACGAACATGGCTTCACCCTGCGCTGGCAGGACCGTCTGATTTTGTCCCACTCCACCGATGAACCTTGCCTGTGGATCGGCGCGGGCGTTGCCGATATCGAAATGTTTCGCGGCAACTTCAGCATCAAAGACAGGCTCAACGAAAAAATCGCCCTGACGGACGCGACCGTTACACAGCAAAGCGCAGGCTGGGCGATCCGCTTTACCCGTGGCGATGCGGTGAGCGCGACGCTGCTGGTGGGCGTGGATGAAAAAGGCCGTCTGGAGCTGAAGCTGAAAAATGATGCCACCTGTCACAACCGCATCTGGCTGCGGCTGGCGGCCCAGCCTGAAGATCATATCTACGGCTGCGGCGAGCAGTTCTCGTATTTTGATCTGCGCGGCAAGCCGTTCCCGCTGTGGACCAGCGAACAGGGGGTGGGCCGCAATAAGCAGACCTACGTAACCTGGCAGGCCGACTGCAAAGAGAACGCGGGCGGCGATTATTACTGGACCTTCTTCCCCCAGCCTACCTTCGTGAGCACCCAGAAGTACTACTGCCACGTGGATAACAGCTGCTACATGAACTTCGACTTCAGTGCGCCGGATTTCCACGAACTGGCGTTCTGGGAAGATAACGCCACGCTGCGCTTCGAATGTGCGGAAACCTACGTCGATCTGCTGGAAAAACTCACCGGCCTGCTGGGGCGTCAGCCGGAGCTGCCGGACTGGGTTTACGACGGCGTGACGCTGGGCATTCAGGGCGGCACCGGGGTGTGTCAGCAGAAGCTCGACGCCATGCGCCAGGGCGGGGTGAAGGTGAACGGCATCTGGGCGCAGGACTGGTCCGGTATCCGCATGACCTCCTTCGGCAAACGCGTGATGTGGAACTGGAAGTGGAACAGCGAGCTGTATCCGCAGCTTGATGAGCGTATTACGCAGTGGAAACAGGAAGGGGTGCAGTTCCTCTCCTACATCAACCCGTACGTCGCCAGCGACAAAGATCTCTGCGAAGAGGCGGCAAAACGCGGCTATCTGACCAAAAATGCCGACGGCAAGGACTACCACGTTGAGTTCGGCGAGTTCTATGCGGGCGTTATCGATCTGACCAACCCGGAAGCCTACGGCTGGTACAAAGAGGTCATCAAAAAGAATCTGATCGAACTGGGCTGCGGCGGCTGGATGGCCGATTTCGGGGAATATCTGCCGACCGACACCTTCCTGCACAACGGCGTCAGCGCGGAGGTTATGCATAACGCCTGGCCGGCTCTGTGGGCGAAATGTAATTACGAGGCGCTTGAAGAGACCGGCAAGCTAGGCGAGATCCTCTTCTTCATGCGCGCGGGCTACACCGGCAGCCAGAAGCACTCGGTGATGATGTGGGCAGGGGATCAGAACGTCGACTGGAGCCTGGACGATGGTCTGGCGTCGGTGGTGCCTGCGGCGCTCTCTCTGGCGATGACCGGTCACGGGCTGCACCACAGCGACATCGGCGGCTATACCACCCTGTTCGAGATGAAACGCAGTAAAGAGCTGCTGCTGCGCTGGTGCGATTTCAGCGCCTTTACGCCGATGATGCGTACCCACGAAGGCAACCGCCCCGGCGATAACTGGCAGTTCGACGGCGACGCCGAAACCATCGCGCATTTCGCGCGCATGACCACCGTGTTTACCACCCTGAAGCCGTATATCAAAGCCGCCGTCGCGCAGAACGCGAAAAGCGGCCTGCCGGTGATGCGCCCGCTGTTCCTGCACTATGAAGACGATGCGCGCACCTACACGCTGAAATACCAGTATCTGTTTGGCCGCGATCTGCTGGTGGCACCGGTTCATGAAGAGGGCCGCCGCGACTGGACGCTCTATCTGCCGCAGGACAGCTGGGTGAATGCGTGGACGGGTGAAACCTGCCAGGGCGGTGAGGTGACCGTTGATGCCCCGCTCGGCAAACCGCCGGTCTTCTACCGCCAGCAAAGCGAATGGGCAGATCTGTTTGGCACCTTACGTCATATCTGA
- a CDS encoding MFS transporter has translation MSQHTSDPATLRLPFKEKLAYGMGDLGSNILLDIGTLYLLKFYTDVLGLPGTYGGIIFLIAKFFTAFTDMGTGIMLDSRRNIGPKGKFRPFVLYAAFPVTLLAIANFVGTPFEITGKTVMATVLFMLYGLFFSMMNCSYGAMVPAITKNPDERASLAAWRQGGATLGLLLCTVGFVPVMNLIEGNDQLGYIFAATLFSLFGLFFMWWCYKGVTERYVETQPVNATQKPGLLQSFRAIAGNRPLFILCIANLCTLGAFNVKLAIQVYYTQYVLNDPILLSYMGFFSMGCIFIGVFMMPGAVRRFGKKKVYISGLMIWVAGDLLNYFFGGGSVSFVAFSCLAFFGSAFVNSLNWALVSDTVEYGEWRTGVRSEGTVYTGFTFFRKVSQALAGFFPGIMLTQIGYVPNVVQSAGTVEGLRQLIFIYPSLLAVITIVAMGCFYNLNEKMYVRIVEEIELRKRTA, from the coding sequence ATGAGTCAACATACTTCCGATCCGGCAACCCTGCGCCTGCCGTTTAAAGAAAAACTCGCCTATGGGATGGGCGATCTCGGCTCGAACATCCTGCTGGATATCGGCACGCTCTATTTGCTGAAATTTTATACCGACGTGCTGGGCCTGCCAGGGACCTACGGCGGGATCATCTTCCTGATTGCCAAGTTCTTTACCGCCTTCACCGATATGGGCACCGGGATCATGCTCGACTCCCGGCGCAACATCGGCCCGAAAGGCAAATTCCGCCCGTTCGTACTGTATGCCGCCTTTCCGGTGACCTTGCTGGCGATTGCCAACTTCGTCGGCACGCCGTTCGAAATCACCGGCAAAACGGTGATGGCAACGGTGCTGTTTATGCTGTACGGCCTGTTCTTCAGCATGATGAACTGCTCTTACGGCGCGATGGTGCCCGCCATTACCAAAAACCCGGACGAGCGCGCCTCGCTGGCCGCCTGGCGTCAGGGTGGCGCCACGCTTGGCCTGCTGCTCTGCACCGTGGGTTTTGTGCCGGTGATGAACCTTATCGAGGGCAACGACCAGCTTGGCTATATCTTTGCCGCCACGCTTTTCTCGCTGTTCGGGCTGTTCTTTATGTGGTGGTGCTATAAGGGCGTGACCGAGCGCTACGTCGAGACGCAGCCGGTTAATGCGACGCAAAAACCAGGGCTATTGCAGTCGTTTCGCGCCATCGCCGGGAACCGTCCGCTGTTTATCCTGTGCATCGCTAACCTGTGCACGCTGGGTGCCTTTAACGTCAAGCTCGCTATCCAGGTTTACTACACGCAGTACGTACTGAACGACCCGATCCTGCTGTCGTACATGGGCTTCTTCAGCATGGGCTGTATTTTTATCGGCGTCTTTATGATGCCCGGCGCAGTGCGGCGTTTTGGAAAGAAAAAGGTCTACATCAGCGGGCTGATGATTTGGGTGGCGGGCGATCTGCTCAACTACTTCTTCGGCGGCGGCTCGGTAAGCTTTGTGGCGTTCTCCTGCCTGGCGTTCTTCGGTTCCGCGTTTGTGAACAGCCTGAACTGGGCGCTGGTGTCCGATACCGTGGAATACGGCGAGTGGCGCACAGGAGTGCGCTCTGAGGGGACGGTCTACACCGGCTTCACCTTCTTCCGGAAGGTTTCGCAGGCGCTGGCGGGCTTCTTCCCCGGCATCATGCTTACGCAAATCGGTTATGTGCCCAACGTGGTGCAGTCCGCCGGAACGGTTGAAGGGCTGCGGCAGCTGATTTTCATCTACCCCAGCCTGCTGGCGGTCATCACCATCGTGGCGATGGGCTGCTTCTACAACCTCAACGAGAAGATGTATGTGCGCATCGTGGAAGAGATCGAACTGCGCAAACGTACAGCATAA
- a CDS encoding MFS transporter yields MTHTPDPLTLKLSLREKCAYGMGDFGSNLMLCIGTLYLLKFYTDELGMPAFYGGIIFLVAKFFTAFTDMLTGVLLDSRRNIGARGKFRPFILYASVPVALVAAAQFMANDFSLTVKTALATVLFMMFGLCYSLMNCAYGAMVPAITKNPNERAQLAAWRQGGATVGLLLCTVGFMPIQALFVSQPSLGYLVAALVFVTGGLFCMWWCYSGVKERYVELTPDHHKPGILKSFCAIFRNPPLLVLCIANLCTLAAFNIKLAIQVYYTQYVLNDLHLLSWMGFFSMGCILVGVFLVPGAVKRFGKKPVYLGGLALWAVGDVLNFFWGTSSLLFVLFSCMAFFGTAFVNSLNWALVPDTVDYGEWKTGIRAEGSVYTGYTFSRKISAALAGFLPGIMLTQIGYVPHALQSASTLLGLRQLIFLWPCGLAVIAAITMGFFYKLNEARFAFIIEEIGKRKNQSTNVAMTYGSEKQVSATSPSP; encoded by the coding sequence ATGACACATACTCCTGATCCGTTAACACTGAAGTTGAGCCTGCGAGAGAAGTGCGCCTATGGGATGGGCGATTTTGGCTCGAATCTGATGCTGTGTATTGGCACGCTGTATCTGCTGAAGTTCTACACCGACGAGCTGGGCATGCCAGCCTTTTATGGCGGCATTATTTTTTTGGTCGCGAAGTTTTTCACCGCTTTTACCGACATGCTGACCGGCGTGCTGCTGGACTCCCGACGCAATATTGGCGCCAGGGGGAAATTCCGCCCCTTTATTCTCTATGCATCGGTACCCGTCGCGCTGGTTGCAGCGGCACAGTTTATGGCTAACGACTTTAGCCTGACGGTGAAAACGGCGCTCGCTACCGTGCTCTTCATGATGTTTGGCCTCTGCTATAGCCTGATGAATTGCGCCTACGGTGCGATGGTCCCGGCCATCACCAAAAACCCGAACGAGCGCGCGCAGCTTGCGGCGTGGCGTCAGGGCGGCGCAACCGTGGGGCTGTTGCTCTGCACCGTTGGCTTTATGCCCATTCAGGCGCTGTTCGTCAGCCAGCCCTCCCTCGGCTATCTGGTGGCGGCGCTGGTATTCGTCACCGGCGGTCTGTTCTGTATGTGGTGGTGCTACAGCGGCGTGAAAGAGCGCTATGTGGAGCTCACGCCCGATCACCATAAACCCGGCATTCTGAAATCATTCTGCGCGATTTTCCGCAATCCGCCGCTGCTGGTGCTGTGCATCGCCAACCTGTGTACCCTCGCCGCGTTTAACATCAAGCTGGCGATTCAGGTCTATTACACCCAGTACGTGCTGAACGATCTGCATCTGCTGTCATGGATGGGCTTTTTCAGCATGGGTTGCATTCTGGTCGGCGTGTTTCTGGTGCCCGGCGCGGTGAAACGCTTTGGCAAGAAGCCGGTCTATCTGGGCGGGCTGGCGCTATGGGCGGTGGGTGACGTGCTGAACTTCTTCTGGGGGACCAGCTCCCTGCTGTTCGTGCTGTTTTCTTGTATGGCCTTTTTCGGCACGGCGTTTGTGAACAGCCTGAACTGGGCGCTGGTGCCGGATACCGTCGATTACGGCGAATGGAAAACCGGCATTCGCGCCGAAGGATCGGTGTATACCGGCTATACCTTTTCGCGCAAAATCTCCGCGGCGCTCGCCGGTTTCTTGCCCGGTATCATGCTGACCCAGATCGGCTACGTTCCCCATGCGTTGCAAAGCGCCAGCACGCTGTTGGGGCTGCGTCAGCTCATTTTTCTCTGGCCTTGCGGCCTGGCGGTTATCGCCGCCATCACTATGGGATTCTTTTATAAGCTCAACGAAGCACGCTTCGCTTTTATTATCGAGGAGATTGGAAAAAGGAAAAATCAATCAACGAACGTTGCTATGACGTACGGCTCGGAAAAGCAGGTATCAGCTACCAGCCCTTCGCCATAA
- the typA gene encoding ribosome-dependent GTPase TypA, which yields MIENLRNIAIIAHVDHGKTTLVDKLLQQSGTFDARAETQERVMDSNDLEKERGITILAKNTAIKWNDYRINIVDTPGHADFGGEVERVMSMVDSVLLVVDAFDGPMPQTRFVTKKAFAHGLKPIVVINKVDRPGARPDWVVDQVFDLFVNLDATDEQLDFPIVYASALNGIAGLDHEDMAEDMTPLYQAIVDHVPAPNVDLDGTLQMQISQLDYNNYVGVIGIGRIKRGKVKPNQQVTIIDSEGKTRNGKVGKVLTHLGLERIESDIAEAGDIIAITGLGELNISDTICDTQAVEALPALSVDEPTVTMFFNVNTSPFCGKEGKFVTSRQILDRLNKELVHNVALRVEETEDADAFRVSGRGELHLSVLIENMRREGFEMAVSRPKVIFREIDGRKQEPFENVTLDVEEQHQGSVMQALGERKGDLKNMNPDGKGRVRLDYVIPSRGLIGFRSEFMTMTSGTGLLYSTFSHYDDVRPGEVGQRNNGVLISNGQGKAVAFALFSLQDRGKLFLGHGAEVYEGQIIGIHSRSNDLTVNCLTGKKLTNMRASGTDEATVLVPPVKMTLEQALEFIDDDELVEVTPTSIRIRKRHLTENDRKRAMRGAKEE from the coding sequence GTGATCGAAAATCTGCGTAATATCGCCATCATCGCGCACGTTGACCATGGTAAAACTACCCTGGTTGATAAGCTGCTGCAGCAATCCGGTACGTTTGATGCACGTGCCGAAACTCAAGAACGCGTGATGGACTCCAATGATTTGGAGAAAGAGCGTGGGATTACCATCCTCGCTAAAAACACCGCGATCAAATGGAATGACTACCGTATCAACATCGTTGATACCCCAGGGCACGCCGACTTCGGTGGTGAAGTTGAGCGCGTGATGTCCATGGTGGATTCCGTGCTGCTGGTGGTTGACGCATTTGACGGCCCAATGCCGCAGACGCGCTTCGTAACCAAAAAAGCATTCGCCCATGGCCTGAAGCCAATCGTGGTAATCAACAAAGTTGACCGTCCTGGCGCACGTCCTGACTGGGTTGTTGATCAGGTCTTCGACCTGTTCGTTAACCTGGACGCGACCGACGAACAGCTGGACTTCCCGATTGTTTACGCTTCTGCGCTGAACGGTATCGCGGGTCTGGACCACGAAGACATGGCTGAAGACATGACCCCGCTGTACCAGGCGATTGTTGATCATGTTCCGGCACCGAACGTCGATCTCGACGGCACCCTGCAGATGCAGATCTCTCAGCTCGACTACAACAACTACGTTGGTGTCATCGGCATTGGTCGTATCAAGCGCGGTAAAGTGAAGCCTAACCAGCAGGTCACTATCATCGATAGCGAAGGCAAAACCCGTAACGGTAAAGTCGGTAAAGTACTGACTCACCTGGGTCTTGAGCGTATCGAGAGTGACATCGCTGAAGCGGGCGACATCATCGCGATCACCGGTCTGGGCGAGCTGAACATCTCCGATACCATTTGCGACACGCAAGCGGTTGAAGCGCTGCCAGCCCTGTCTGTTGATGAACCTACCGTAACCATGTTCTTCAACGTCAACACCTCTCCGTTCTGTGGTAAAGAAGGTAAGTTCGTTACCTCTCGTCAGATCCTTGACCGCCTGAACAAAGAGCTGGTGCACAACGTTGCGCTGCGCGTTGAAGAAACGGAAGACGCTGACGCATTCCGCGTTTCCGGTCGTGGTGAGCTGCACCTGTCAGTTCTGATCGAAAACATGCGTCGTGAAGGCTTCGAGATGGCGGTTTCCCGTCCGAAAGTTATCTTCCGCGAAATCGATGGCCGTAAACAAGAGCCGTTCGAAAACGTAACGCTGGACGTCGAAGAGCAACACCAGGGTTCTGTAATGCAGGCACTGGGTGAGCGTAAAGGCGACCTGAAAAACATGAATCCAGATGGCAAAGGCCGCGTACGTCTCGACTACGTGATCCCAAGCCGTGGCCTGATCGGCTTCCGTTCAGAGTTCATGACCATGACTTCCGGTACCGGTCTTCTGTACTCCACCTTCAGCCACTACGACGACGTTCGTCCGGGCGAAGTTGGCCAGCGTAACAACGGCGTGCTGATCTCTAACGGTCAGGGCAAAGCGGTTGCGTTCGCACTGTTCAGCCTGCAGGATCGCGGTAAGCTGTTCCTGGGTCACGGCGCAGAAGTTTACGAAGGCCAGATCATCGGTATTCACAGCCGTTCTAACGATCTGACTGTAAACTGCCTGACCGGTAAGAAACTGACCAACATGCGTGCGTCCGGTACTGACGAAGCAACGGTTCTGGTTCCACCGGTTAAGATGACTCTGGAGCAGGCTCTGGAATTCATCGATGACGACGAACTGGTAGAAGTAACGCCAACTTCTATCCGTATCCGTAAACGTCACCTGACTGAGAACGATCGTAAACGCGCAATGCGCGGTGCGAAAGAAGAGTAA
- the glnA gene encoding glutamate--ammonia ligase, producing MSAEHVLTMLNEHEVKFVDLRFTDTKGKEQHVTIPAHQVNAEFFEEGKMFDGSSIGGWKGINESDMVLMPDASTALIDPFFEESTLIIRCDILEPGTLQGYDRDPRSIAKRAEEYLRSTGIADTVLFGPEPEFFLFDDIRFGATTSGSHVAIDDIEGAWNSSTKYEGGNKGHRPAVKGGYFPVPPVDSSQDIRSTMCLIMEEMGLVVEAHHHEVATAGQNEIATRFNTMTKKADEIQIYKYVVHNVAHRFGKTATFMPKPMFGDNGSGMHCHMSLSKNGTNLFAGDKYAGLSEQALHYIGGVIKHAKAINALANPTTNSYKRLVPGYEAPVMLAYSARNRSASIRIPVVASPKARRIEVRFPDPAANPYLCFAALLMAGLDGIKNKIHPGEAMDKNLYDLPPEEAKEIPQVAGSLEEALLELDKDREFLTAGGVFTDEAIDAYIALRMEENDRVRMTPHPVEFELYYSV from the coding sequence ATGTCCGCTGAACACGTTTTGACGATGCTGAACGAACATGAAGTGAAGTTTGTTGATCTGCGCTTCACCGATACCAAAGGTAAAGAACAGCACGTCACAATTCCTGCTCATCAGGTAAATGCCGAATTCTTTGAAGAAGGCAAAATGTTTGACGGCTCCTCGATTGGTGGCTGGAAAGGTATCAACGAATCCGACATGGTACTGATGCCTGACGCATCTACCGCGCTCATTGACCCGTTCTTCGAAGAGTCTACCCTGATCATCCGTTGCGACATCCTCGAGCCAGGCACGCTGCAGGGCTACGATCGCGACCCACGCTCCATCGCTAAACGCGCTGAAGAGTACCTGCGCTCCACCGGCATCGCAGACACCGTTCTGTTCGGGCCAGAGCCAGAGTTCTTCCTGTTCGACGACATCCGTTTTGGTGCGACCACTTCCGGTTCCCACGTTGCTATCGATGATATCGAAGGCGCATGGAACTCCTCCACCAAATACGAAGGCGGTAACAAAGGTCACCGTCCAGCCGTTAAAGGCGGTTACTTCCCGGTTCCACCGGTTGACTCTTCACAGGACATCCGTTCTACCATGTGTCTGATCATGGAAGAGATGGGCCTGGTTGTTGAAGCGCACCACCATGAAGTTGCAACTGCTGGCCAGAACGAAATCGCCACCCGTTTCAACACCATGACCAAAAAAGCGGACGAAATTCAGATCTACAAATACGTTGTTCACAACGTTGCGCACCGCTTCGGTAAAACCGCAACCTTCATGCCAAAACCAATGTTTGGCGACAACGGTTCCGGTATGCACTGCCACATGTCCCTGTCCAAGAACGGGACTAACCTGTTCGCTGGCGACAAGTATGCAGGTCTGTCCGAGCAGGCTCTGCACTACATTGGCGGCGTAATCAAACACGCTAAAGCGATCAACGCCCTGGCGAACCCAACCACCAACTCTTATAAGCGTCTGGTCCCAGGCTACGAAGCCCCGGTTATGCTGGCGTACTCTGCCCGTAACCGTTCTGCTTCTATCCGTATTCCAGTGGTTGCTTCTCCGAAAGCGCGTCGTATTGAAGTGCGCTTCCCGGACCCGGCTGCTAACCCATACCTGTGCTTCGCAGCGCTGCTGATGGCCGGTCTTGACGGTATCAAGAACAAGATCCATCCGGGCGAAGCAATGGACAAAAACCTGTACGACCTGCCGCCAGAAGAAGCGAAAGAGATCCCACAGGTTGCAGGTTCTCTGGAAGAAGCCCTGCTGGAGCTGGACAAAGACCGCGAGTTCCTGACTGCAGGCGGCGTGTTCACTGACGAAGCGATCGATGCTTACATCGCACTGCGTATGGAAGAGAACGACCGCGTTCGCATGACGCCGCACCCGGTTGAGTTCGAACTGTACTACAGCGTCTAA
- the glnL gene encoding nitrogen regulation protein NR(II), translating into MATGTLPDAGQILNSLINSILLVDDELAVHYANPAAQQLLAQSSRKLYGAPLPELLSYFSLNIGLMQESLQAGQGFTDNEVTLVIDGRSHILSLTAQRLPEGLILLEMAPMDNQRRLSQEQLQHAQQIAARDLVRGLAHEIKNPLGGLRGAAQLLTKALPDPALAEYTNVIIEQADRLRNLVDRLLGPQQPGMHVTESIHKVAERVVKLVSMELPENVRLIRDYDPSLPELPHDPDQIEQVLLNIVRNALQALGAEGGEIILRTRTAFQLTLHGTRYRLAARIDVEDNGPGIPSHLQDTLFYPMVSGREGGTGLGLSIARNLIDQHSGKIEFTSWPGHTEFSVYLPIRK; encoded by the coding sequence ATGGCAACTGGCACGCTGCCCGATGCTGGGCAGATCCTCAATTCTCTTATCAACAGCATATTACTGGTCGACGACGAGCTGGCGGTGCATTACGCCAATCCCGCGGCCCAACAGTTACTGGCGCAAAGTTCGCGCAAACTGTATGGCGCGCCGCTGCCCGAGCTGTTGAGTTATTTCTCCCTGAATATCGGCCTGATGCAGGAGAGCCTGCAGGCGGGGCAAGGCTTTACCGATAACGAAGTGACGCTGGTGATCGACGGGCGCTCGCATATTCTGTCCCTGACCGCACAGCGGCTGCCGGAGGGGCTCATTCTGCTGGAAATGGCGCCCATGGATAACCAGCGCCGCCTGAGCCAGGAGCAGCTTCAGCACGCCCAGCAGATTGCGGCCCGCGATCTGGTACGTGGCCTCGCCCATGAGATCAAAAATCCACTTGGCGGCCTGCGTGGCGCGGCGCAACTGCTCACCAAAGCCCTGCCCGACCCGGCGCTGGCGGAATACACCAACGTTATCATTGAGCAGGCCGATCGCCTGCGTAACCTGGTGGACCGTCTGTTAGGACCGCAGCAACCCGGCATGCACGTCACCGAGAGTATTCATAAAGTGGCCGAGCGCGTCGTGAAACTCGTTTCGATGGAGTTGCCGGAAAACGTCAGGCTGATTCGGGATTACGATCCCAGCCTGCCGGAACTGCCGCACGATCCCGACCAGATTGAGCAGGTGTTGTTGAATATCGTGCGTAATGCGCTGCAGGCATTAGGCGCGGAAGGCGGAGAAATTATTCTGCGCACCCGTACCGCGTTCCAGCTGACGCTGCACGGCACGCGCTACCGTCTGGCGGCACGTATCGACGTTGAAGATAACGGTCCGGGCATTCCTTCCCATTTACAGGACACGCTGTTTTACCCGATGGTCAGCGGCCGTGAAGGCGGGACCGGGCTTGGCTTATCAATTGCCCGTAATTTGATAGATCAGCATTCCGGAAAAATTGAATTTACCAGTTGGCCGGGTCATACCGAGTTTTCGGTTTACCTGCCAATCAGGAAATAG